A section of the Pseudanabaena mucicola str. Chao 1806 genome encodes:
- the gcvP gene encoding aminomethyl-transferring glycine dehydrogenase: MLEPSLTVTTQDSSIAETTETKELRVPAFSSNAKHNEYLANCLSDDALAPNDSFVRRHIGATSAEIQQMLTAIGCDTIDEMIDKTVPAAIRIKQPLQLGGARGEYELLQELKGIASKNQVWRSYIGTGYYNCITPPIIQRNILENPGWYTQYTPYQAEIAQGRLEALLNFQTMIIDLTGLEIANASLLDEGTAAAEAMTMAVGIAKNKGNKFLVSSDCHPQTIAVVKTRAIPLGIEIVIGKHDQVMLDQNYFGALLQYPASDGAIYDYTEVISQIHAQGGLAIIAADLLALTLIKSPAELGADIAIGSAQRFGVPFGYGGPHAAYIATKETYKRQMPGRLVGVSKDVHGQPALRLALQTREQHIRRDKATSNICTAQVLLAIMASMYAVYHGAKGLNQIAQRVNLLTASLAQAIADLGHTVTHQAFFDTIRIELKGLSSNEIKARAEAKQINLRYLGDHAIAISLDETVSKQDLIDLIKIFTNAKTTNPQPPTPNPQPPIPNSQFPIPNSQFPIPNSLIRTSPYLTHPTFNSYHSESELLRYIYRLQSKDLSLTTSMIPLGSCTMKLNATSEMLPVTWAEFSNIHPFAPLAQTQGYQILFQQLEAWLAEITGFAGVSLQPNAGSQGEYAGLLTIRAYHQHRGQTNRHICLIPTSAHGTNPASAVMVGMKVVTVNCDREGNIDVADLKAKAEKYQHELAALMVTYPSTHGVFEESIKDICDIVHYYGGQVYMDGANMNAQVGICRPGDIGADVCHLNLHKTFCIPHGGGGPGMGPICVAPQLVPFLPKHPFTEVEESHTIAAAPWGSASILTISWVYIALMGAKGLKLATEVAILNANYMAQRLAPHYPILYTGKNSLVAHECIIDLHDCKNIAGIEVDDIAKRLMDYGFHAPTVSWPVAGTMMIEPTESESKAELDRFCDAMIAIKQEVNAIASGAMDKLDNPLKNAPHTAETLLADDWSHAYSRHQAAYPAPWLKEHKFWASVGRIDNAFGDRNFVCSCLPIEAYED; encoded by the coding sequence ATGTTGGAACCTTCGCTCACCGTGACAACCCAAGATTCTTCGATCGCAGAAACCACAGAAACCAAAGAATTGAGGGTTCCAGCCTTTTCAAGCAATGCTAAGCATAATGAATATCTAGCAAATTGTCTTAGTGATGATGCACTTGCGCCCAATGATAGCTTTGTGCGCCGCCATATTGGCGCAACATCCGCAGAAATTCAGCAGATGCTCACTGCGATCGGTTGTGACACTATCGATGAAATGATTGATAAGACCGTACCTGCGGCGATCAGAATTAAGCAGCCATTGCAGCTAGGGGGAGCCCGTGGGGAATATGAGCTTTTACAAGAATTGAAGGGGATCGCTTCAAAAAATCAAGTTTGGCGATCGTATATCGGCACGGGCTATTACAACTGCATCACGCCACCAATTATTCAGCGCAATATTTTAGAAAATCCAGGGTGGTATACGCAATATACGCCTTACCAAGCCGAGATTGCTCAAGGTCGGTTGGAAGCTTTGCTCAATTTCCAAACCATGATTATCGACTTGACGGGTTTAGAAATTGCCAATGCTTCGCTTTTGGACGAGGGAACGGCGGCGGCGGAAGCGATGACGATGGCAGTAGGGATTGCTAAAAACAAGGGGAATAAGTTCTTAGTATCTAGTGATTGTCATCCCCAAACGATCGCTGTCGTTAAAACCCGTGCGATTCCCTTGGGGATTGAAATTGTGATTGGTAAGCATGACCAAGTGATGTTGGATCAGAATTACTTCGGCGCGTTATTGCAATATCCTGCTAGTGATGGCGCAATCTATGACTACACAGAGGTCATTTCACAAATCCATGCTCAAGGTGGTTTAGCGATCATTGCTGCGGATTTGTTAGCACTCACGCTAATTAAATCGCCTGCGGAATTAGGAGCAGATATTGCGATCGGTAGCGCCCAGAGATTTGGAGTTCCTTTTGGCTACGGCGGTCCTCATGCTGCTTACATAGCAACTAAGGAAACTTACAAACGGCAAATGCCCGGACGTTTAGTAGGAGTTTCTAAAGATGTGCATGGTCAACCTGCGCTGCGGCTAGCCTTGCAAACTCGCGAGCAGCATATCCGCCGCGACAAGGCAACCAGTAATATTTGTACAGCCCAAGTATTGCTGGCAATTATGGCAAGTATGTATGCGGTTTATCATGGTGCAAAAGGATTAAACCAGATTGCTCAGCGAGTCAATCTATTAACTGCAAGCCTTGCCCAAGCGATCGCCGATCTCGGTCACACAGTCACGCATCAAGCTTTCTTCGATACGATTCGCATCGAGCTAAAGGGACTCTCTAGCAATGAGATTAAAGCTAGAGCCGAAGCCAAACAAATTAATTTACGGTATCTAGGAGATCATGCGATCGCCATCAGCCTCGATGAAACCGTCTCCAAACAAGATTTAATCGACCTCATCAAAATTTTTACTAACGCAAAAACAACCAACCCCCAACCCCCAACCCCCAACCCCCAACCCCCAATTCCCAATTCCCAATTCCCAATTCCCAATTCCCAATTCCCAATTCCCAATTCCCTAATTCGCACTTCTCCCTATCTCACCCATCCCACATTCAATTCTTACCATTCCGAATCAGAACTATTGCGCTATATTTATCGTTTGCAATCAAAGGATTTATCACTTACCACATCGATGATTCCACTTGGTTCCTGTACGATGAAGCTCAATGCTACCTCTGAGATGCTACCTGTGACATGGGCGGAATTTAGCAATATTCATCCCTTTGCACCATTGGCGCAAACCCAAGGCTATCAGATTCTGTTTCAACAATTAGAAGCTTGGCTTGCGGAAATCACTGGCTTTGCAGGTGTGTCTTTGCAACCGAACGCGGGATCTCAGGGTGAATATGCAGGTTTACTCACCATTCGTGCCTACCATCAACATCGCGGGCAAACCAATCGCCATATTTGCTTAATTCCTACATCAGCACATGGCACAAACCCTGCGAGTGCAGTCATGGTAGGAATGAAAGTGGTGACCGTAAATTGCGATCGCGAAGGTAATATTGATGTTGCTGACCTCAAGGCAAAAGCAGAGAAGTATCAGCATGAACTCGCGGCTCTGATGGTAACTTATCCTTCCACCCACGGCGTATTTGAGGAATCAATCAAGGATATTTGCGACATCGTTCACTATTACGGTGGACAGGTTTATATGGATGGCGCGAATATGAATGCTCAAGTCGGGATCTGTCGTCCAGGGGATATTGGCGCGGATGTCTGCCATTTGAATCTGCATAAGACCTTCTGTATTCCTCATGGTGGCGGCGGACCAGGGATGGGACCAATTTGTGTAGCGCCACAGTTAGTGCCGTTTTTACCCAAACATCCTTTCACCGAAGTTGAAGAAAGCCATACGATTGCGGCGGCTCCTTGGGGTAGTGCGAGTATTCTCACAATTTCATGGGTATATATCGCTTTGATGGGAGCGAAAGGCTTAAAACTGGCGACTGAAGTAGCGATTCTCAATGCTAACTATATGGCTCAACGGCTTGCACCTCACTACCCGATTCTCTATACAGGCAAAAATAGCTTGGTTGCCCATGAATGTATTATTGACCTCCATGATTGCAAAAATATTGCGGGAATCGAGGTAGATGATATTGCCAAGCGTTTGATGGACTATGGTTTTCACGCACCAACGGTTTCTTGGCCAGTGGCAGGAACGATGATGATCGAGCCAACGGAAAGTGAATCAAAAGCGGAACTCGATCGCTTCTGTGATGCGATGATCGCCATTAAGCAAGAGGTAAATGCGATCGCCTCTGGTGCGATGGATAAGCTCGATAATCCTCTCAAAAATGCGCCGCATACTGCGGAAACCTTACTAGCTGATGATTGGTCACACGCCTATAGTCGCCATCAAGCCGCCTATCCTGCGCCTTGGCTGAAAGAACATAAATTCTGGGCAAGCGTAGGACGCATTGATAACGCCTTTGGCGATCGTAATTTCGTTTGCTCTTGCCTACCCATAGAAGCCTACGAAGACTAA
- a CDS encoding IS256 family transposase, translated as MNIRKELLDELLQECKTPPDLFGEGGILKQLTTALVERALEAELSTHLGYKKHESRPEGQSNSRNGYSQKKVQGDFGIAEIAVPRDRQGEFEPQMVKKGQSRLSGLDEKIIALYARGMSVRDIQGQLQEMYGVEVSPALISNVTDAVIDEVKQWQNRPLDAVYPIVFLDCLVIKVRDNGRVINKSLYFALAVNMDGYKELLGMWISPNEGAKFWLSVLTEIRNRGVKDILIACVDGLTGFPNAIETVFPKTQVQLCIVHMVRNSVAFVPWQQRKQVCADLKAIYAATTESEAEFNLELFAEKWDKLYPSISKSWRSHWANIIPFFAFPLEIRRAIYTTNAIESMNSSLRKVIKSQQIFPSDEAAFKLVYLAMRNISKKWTMPIRDWKPALNRFAILEEDRLHL; from the coding sequence ATGAATATCCGCAAAGAATTGCTAGACGAATTGCTGCAAGAATGTAAAACACCACCCGACCTATTCGGAGAAGGAGGAATCCTGAAACAACTAACCACCGCACTGGTGGAACGAGCATTAGAAGCAGAATTATCAACGCATCTAGGGTACAAGAAGCACGAATCCAGACCAGAAGGACAAAGCAACAGTCGTAACGGTTATAGCCAGAAAAAAGTCCAAGGCGACTTTGGCATAGCCGAAATTGCAGTACCACGCGATCGCCAAGGCGAGTTTGAACCACAGATGGTAAAGAAAGGGCAAAGCCGCTTGTCAGGACTAGACGAGAAGATCATTGCCCTATATGCGCGAGGTATGAGTGTCAGGGATATCCAAGGACAGTTGCAAGAAATGTATGGTGTCGAGGTATCACCAGCCCTCATTTCCAATGTTACCGATGCCGTAATTGATGAGGTGAAACAATGGCAAAACCGTCCCCTTGATGCGGTTTATCCGATTGTATTTCTGGACTGTCTAGTCATCAAAGTGCGAGACAATGGCAGGGTGATTAACAAGTCCCTGTACTTTGCCTTGGCGGTGAATATGGACGGATACAAGGAATTATTGGGTATGTGGATTTCACCGAATGAGGGTGCAAAATTCTGGTTATCGGTACTCACCGAAATTCGTAACCGTGGGGTCAAAGATATTTTGATTGCTTGCGTTGACGGTTTGACTGGTTTTCCCAATGCTATCGAAACGGTATTTCCTAAAACGCAGGTGCAGTTGTGCATTGTCCACATGGTCAGAAACTCGGTTGCTTTTGTACCTTGGCAACAGCGTAAGCAGGTTTGTGCCGATCTCAAGGCGATTTATGCGGCGACGACGGAATCGGAGGCGGAGTTTAACCTTGAACTCTTTGCTGAAAAATGGGACAAACTATATCCCTCGATCTCCAAATCTTGGCGCAGTCATTGGGCGAACATTATCCCCTTCTTTGCGTTTCCTCTTGAGATTCGCAGGGCGATTTATACCACTAATGCCATTGAGTCAATGAATAGTAGCTTGCGGAAGGTGATTAAATCTCAACAGATTTTCCCCTCAGATGAGGCTGCTTTCAAGCTAGTTTACTTGGCTATGCGGAATATTTCTAAGAAATGGACTATGCCCATTCGCGATTGGAAACCTGCTCTCAATCGCTTTGCGATCCTCGAAGAGGATCGTCTCCATCTCTAG
- a CDS encoding glycosyltransferase family 2 protein: protein MPKVSVIVPVYNVEKYIAETIDSVLAQTFTDFELIIIDDESKDRSIAICQGIADPRIHIIHQKNRGLAGARNTGIRHAQGEYLAFLDSDDVWRSQKLEKHVQHLDANPPVGVSFCCSEFIDDDSQPLGNYQVPKLKDITPELVLCRNPISNGSVPVIRKAVFQDIEFTADYYGTGEKFYFDDRFRQSEDIECWLRIVLTTKWQLEGIADALTLYRVNSGGLSANMMKQLDSWEKVIAKTRAYAPEFMAQWESLARAYQLRYLCRRAIRNKDGKSAIQLINRALKSNWKILIYEPQRSLLTIFAAYFIWMLPLSLYNSIESFAIKLAGRSQSKAITKSKR, encoded by the coding sequence ATGCCTAAAGTTTCTGTGATTGTTCCTGTTTATAACGTTGAGAAGTATATTGCTGAAACTATTGACTCAGTTTTAGCACAAACCTTTACTGACTTTGAACTAATCATCATTGATGACGAATCAAAAGATAGAAGTATTGCCATCTGCCAAGGAATTGCCGATCCGCGCATTCACATAATCCACCAAAAAAATCGAGGTTTAGCAGGTGCAAGAAATACAGGCATTCGCCATGCCCAAGGTGAATATTTAGCTTTTTTAGATTCCGATGATGTTTGGCGATCGCAAAAGCTCGAAAAGCATGTCCAACACCTAGATGCAAATCCCCCAGTCGGTGTGAGTTTTTGCTGCTCCGAATTTATTGATGATGACAGTCAACCTCTCGGCAATTACCAAGTTCCGAAGCTCAAAGATATTACGCCCGAACTAGTTCTATGTCGCAATCCAATTAGCAATGGTTCCGTTCCCGTGATTCGCAAAGCCGTATTTCAAGACATTGAGTTTACGGCAGATTATTACGGGACAGGAGAGAAATTCTATTTTGACGATCGCTTCCGCCAGTCCGAAGATATTGAATGCTGGCTGCGCATAGTTCTAACTACCAAATGGCAACTCGAAGGTATTGCCGATGCCCTCACCCTCTATCGAGTTAATTCAGGTGGACTGTCGGCAAACATGATGAAGCAATTGGATTCTTGGGAAAAGGTGATCGCGAAAACTCGCGCCTATGCTCCTGAGTTCATGGCACAGTGGGAATCCTTAGCGCGTGCTTACCAATTACGTTATCTTTGCCGTCGGGCAATTCGCAATAAGGATGGGAAATCTGCCATCCAACTGATTAATCGTGCTTTAAAGAGCAATTGGAAAATTTTGATTTACGAGCCACAGCGATCGCTACTGACAATTTTTGCTGCCTATTTCATTTGGATGCTGCCACTCAGTCTATATAACAGCATTGAAAGCTTTGCGATCAAACTAGCAGGTAGAAGCCAAAGTAAAGCGATCACTAAAAGTAAAAGGTGA
- a CDS encoding glycosyltransferase family 2 protein, producing the protein MSDSLTLSVVMPAYNAANFITQTIESVLNQTFTDFELLIIDDGSTDNTLEIAEQYAQRDRRIQVLSHVNQGVSATRNRGVKIAKGKLIAFLDADDIWLNDKLAAHIQHFANNSNLAVSFSRVEFISFTGEFTGQISTSRLINLKPEDFLYENPTTTMSNLVVRADVFTQVGGFAEDMSYSEDLEWLFRVSCYQRPEKSPWQIEGINRVLIAYRASPSGLSASLYRMESGWDLLVARAREYAPDLVKQHYSIARAIHLRYLARRAFRLKLPPHVGRDFINRAICSDWRIFLREPRRTLLTILATYSRYSTLH; encoded by the coding sequence ATGAGTGATAGTTTGACACTATCCGTAGTCATGCCCGCCTACAACGCAGCCAATTTCATCACCCAAACTATAGAATCAGTTCTCAATCAGACTTTTACGGATTTTGAGCTTTTGATCATTGACGATGGGTCCACCGATAACACCCTAGAGATTGCCGAGCAATATGCCCAGCGTGATCGCCGTATTCAAGTTCTATCGCATGTCAATCAAGGGGTGTCGGCTACCCGCAACCGAGGCGTAAAAATTGCTAAAGGAAAATTGATTGCTTTTCTTGATGCGGACGATATCTGGCTCAATGACAAATTAGCCGCCCATATCCAACATTTCGCCAACAATTCCAACCTCGCAGTTAGCTTCAGTCGGGTAGAATTTATCAGTTTTACAGGAGAATTCACGGGGCAAATTTCTACTTCTCGTCTCATTAACCTCAAACCCGAAGATTTTCTCTACGAAAATCCTACTACTACCATGTCCAATCTTGTGGTGCGTGCGGATGTCTTCACACAGGTAGGCGGATTTGCGGAAGACATGAGCTATTCTGAAGATCTTGAATGGCTATTTCGGGTGAGTTGTTATCAGCGACCAGAGAAATCTCCTTGGCAAATTGAAGGAATTAATCGCGTATTGATTGCTTACCGCGCCAGTCCTTCGGGGCTGTCCGCATCACTATATCGAATGGAATCTGGCTGGGATTTGCTAGTTGCCAGAGCGCGAGAATATGCCCCTGATTTAGTCAAACAACATTACAGCATTGCTAGAGCGATCCATCTGCGTTACTTAGCAAGACGCGCCTTTCGTTTAAAGCTGCCACCCCATGTCGGTAGAGATTTTATCAACCGTGCCATCTGTTCCGATTGGCGTATTTTTTTACGCGAACCTCGCCGTACTTTACTAACTATATTGGCAACCTATAGCAGATATAGCACACTGCACTGA
- a CDS encoding lipopolysaccharide biosynthesis protein, which produces MGGFIVSAFDKLIDTIKQKLASRFLRNLGWLGLSELFIRISRLAATIVLARLLSKYDYGLAALVLTTNEFINVFTQNGIWDKLIQSDESDLKQLCQTAYCLNWIVCGALFITQCLISVPVAWFYKDNQIILPICIMALVYLMIPISLVQASLTQRENRLHVMALANGLQVSFDNILTIILAFCGLGMWAIVLPKVIVGPIWVIVHYFNNPWRPSRQFTIVNWQEIVRFGRSILGVKLMNTLRNNLDYLIAGRFIGVEALGIYYFAFNAGLGISMSAINAVDSALFPHLCAARSDPAQFKERYFSSLKTIAWIVFPLVLLQSIFAPIYVPIIFGQKWLPAIPILILICLSAIPRPFANAASKVLWALNKPDWDLRWNMFFTSFFAITLLIGVNWNIIGVAAAVLIAHVIALPLYSLWVTRNISKVMLKPSEVQP; this is translated from the coding sequence ATGGGAGGCTTTATTGTGTCAGCTTTCGATAAATTAATCGATACGATCAAACAAAAACTCGCCAGCCGATTTCTCCGCAATTTGGGGTGGTTAGGTTTGTCCGAACTCTTCATTCGCATTTCACGATTAGCTGCGACGATTGTCCTAGCGCGACTACTCTCTAAATATGACTATGGTTTAGCGGCGCTAGTCTTGACCACCAACGAGTTTATAAATGTATTTACCCAGAATGGAATTTGGGACAAGTTGATTCAATCCGATGAAAGCGATTTAAAGCAACTTTGCCAAACCGCCTATTGTCTCAATTGGATCGTCTGTGGTGCTTTATTTATTACTCAATGTCTGATTTCCGTACCCGTTGCTTGGTTTTACAAAGATAACCAGATTATTCTGCCAATTTGTATCATGGCGTTGGTTTATCTGATGATTCCCATATCCCTAGTACAGGCTTCCTTAACCCAACGAGAAAACCGCCTCCACGTGATGGCTCTAGCTAACGGATTGCAGGTTTCCTTTGATAATATCTTGACCATTATTCTCGCTTTTTGTGGCTTAGGAATGTGGGCGATCGTCTTACCCAAGGTAATCGTGGGCCCAATCTGGGTAATCGTGCATTACTTCAATAATCCTTGGCGACCATCACGACAGTTTACCATTGTCAATTGGCAGGAAATTGTCCGCTTTGGGCGTAGCATTTTAGGAGTGAAACTAATGAATACCCTAAGAAATAATCTTGATTACTTAATTGCAGGCAGATTTATCGGTGTAGAAGCATTAGGGATTTATTACTTTGCTTTTAACGCAGGATTGGGAATTAGCATGAGTGCGATTAATGCTGTAGATTCGGCTTTGTTCCCGCACCTATGCGCCGCCCGATCCGATCCAGCCCAGTTTAAAGAACGCTACTTCAGTAGTCTCAAAACGATCGCTTGGATTGTCTTCCCACTTGTCCTTTTGCAATCCATTTTTGCCCCAATTTATGTACCGATTATATTTGGACAGAAATGGCTCCCTGCGATTCCCATTTTAATCTTGATTTGTCTGTCGGCAATTCCACGCCCCTTTGCCAATGCTGCCTCAAAAGTTTTATGGGCTTTGAACAAACCTGATTGGGATCTACGCTGGAATATGTTCTTTACGTCATTCTTTGCGATCACCCTATTGATTGGTGTTAATTGGAATATTATTGGCGTAGCTGCTGCTGTCCTGATTGCCCATGTGATCGCCTTACCTTTGTATTCTCTATGGGTAACGCGTAACATCTCGAAAGTTATGCTCAAGCCATCGGAGGTGCAGCCATGA
- a CDS encoding glycosyltransferase family 4 protein, with the protein MKAKIINLISDERMGGIKTSLSSLMDSRLKERFEFAIASLHRAKASIRNFQPDIILVHDACSWKILPRLLVLKFLKQKSKLIIQDHHYSAAFERSQVPSLSRFRLMLKLCHWCADRVLVVSHAQAAWMLKHQLVRRSKITTIQQGLNCDRFLGLPLKPITKPLIFAAYGRFDAQKGFDILLQSCKLIPQIDFHLKIAGYGSDEDLLKRLAEGNPKVQFVGKIDDVPSFLADCDVVIIPSRWEPWGNVCLEAKAAGKPIIVSAVDGLVEQAQGIGLLVPPDNPQVLAQAIVQICEMLPEDLSAWGINGRESVRNAWDQHLTTWEALLCQLSIN; encoded by the coding sequence ATGAAAGCGAAAATTATTAATTTAATCAGCGACGAGCGGATGGGAGGGATTAAAACTAGTCTCAGTAGTTTGATGGATTCACGACTAAAGGAACGGTTTGAATTTGCGATCGCGTCATTGCACCGTGCTAAGGCAAGTATTCGTAACTTTCAACCAGATATTATTCTTGTCCATGATGCTTGCTCTTGGAAGATATTACCTCGCCTGTTAGTACTTAAATTTCTGAAGCAAAAGTCAAAGTTGATCATCCAAGATCACCATTATTCTGCCGCTTTTGAACGATCACAAGTACCTTCTCTATCAAGATTTCGACTGATGTTAAAGCTCTGTCATTGGTGTGCTGATCGCGTACTAGTAGTTTCTCATGCTCAGGCAGCATGGATGCTCAAACATCAATTAGTCAGACGCTCCAAAATAACCACCATTCAGCAAGGGCTCAACTGTGATCGTTTTTTAGGACTTCCTCTCAAGCCAATCACAAAGCCCTTGATTTTCGCTGCCTATGGAAGATTTGATGCTCAAAAGGGGTTTGATATTCTACTACAATCATGTAAGTTAATTCCTCAAATTGACTTCCATTTAAAAATAGCAGGCTATGGTTCTGATGAAGACCTATTAAAGCGATTAGCAGAAGGCAATCCTAAAGTTCAGTTTGTCGGCAAGATTGATGATGTGCCATCCTTCCTTGCGGATTGTGATGTGGTGATTATTCCTTCACGATGGGAGCCTTGGGGCAATGTCTGTCTAGAAGCCAAGGCAGCAGGTAAACCAATTATTGTCAGTGCCGTTGATGGTTTAGTTGAGCAGGCTCAGGGAATAGGGCTACTTGTGCCACCTGACAATCCACAGGTTTTGGCACAGGCGATCGTCCAGATCTGCGAGATGTTACCAGAAGACCTGAGCGCTTGGGGAATCAATGGTAGGGAATCAGTGAGAAATGCTTGGGATCAACACTTAACCACATGGGAGGCTTTATTGTGTCAGCTTTCGATAAATTAA
- a CDS encoding glycosyltransferase family 4 protein produces the protein MRPKVLKLLSDRNLGGVNKTMEGLINSPLGEKFEFVTANVSEAQTALRSLKPDIAIFHDPCNWQNLISLWKIARQTRLIIHDHHYSKGFEDYNVPSKSRFRLMLQLTYGTAHHVVAVSHAQGQWMREYNLVKAKNLSVIQQSPPIAKFLELAPKPCDRPLVLGSYGRFSQQKGFDLLLRAMQRVPSNQVQLLLGGYGSDETMLKQIAQGLGNIKFLGTIRDVPAFLSQCDVVVIPSRWEPWGNVCLEAKAAGKPVIVTAADGLVEQIEACGLVVPVEDPEALAKAIIQVASLSDTTLANWGQSGRRAVSSAGSKYVEAWESILWEVLAT, from the coding sequence ATGAGACCTAAAGTTTTAAAACTGTTGAGCGATCGTAATCTCGGTGGAGTCAATAAGACTATGGAAGGTCTAATTAATTCACCCCTAGGCGAAAAGTTTGAATTTGTGACTGCCAATGTCAGTGAAGCACAAACGGCTTTGCGATCGCTGAAACCGGATATCGCCATCTTTCACGATCCCTGTAATTGGCAAAATCTCATCTCTCTATGGAAGATTGCGAGACAGACTCGTTTAATCATTCACGATCACCATTACTCCAAGGGATTTGAAGACTACAATGTACCTTCTAAATCTCGCTTTCGACTGATGTTGCAACTTACCTATGGCACTGCTCACCATGTTGTTGCCGTCTCCCACGCTCAGGGGCAGTGGATGCGAGAATATAATCTCGTTAAGGCTAAAAATCTTTCTGTGATTCAGCAATCCCCACCGATTGCCAAATTTTTAGAGCTTGCCCCAAAACCATGCGATCGTCCTTTAGTCTTGGGTAGTTACGGTAGATTTAGCCAACAAAAAGGATTTGATCTTCTATTACGGGCTATGCAGCGAGTTCCATCGAATCAAGTTCAACTGCTATTAGGTGGTTATGGCTCCGATGAGACAATGCTTAAACAGATCGCTCAGGGCTTAGGAAATATAAAATTTTTGGGAACCATTCGTGATGTCCCAGCATTTCTATCCCAATGTGATGTTGTGGTTATTCCTTCACGGTGGGAGCCTTGGGGCAATGTTTGTTTAGAAGCAAAAGCTGCTGGCAAACCCGTTATCGTCACTGCTGCAGATGGTCTAGTCGAGCAGATCGAGGCTTGTGGACTAGTCGTACCTGTGGAAGATCCTGAAGCTTTAGCCAAGGCAATTATCCAAGTTGCCTCACTCTCCGATACAACTCTCGCTAATTGGGGACAAAGCGGTCGTCGCGCCGTTAGTTCGGCAGGAAGTAAATATGTAGAAGCCTGGGAGTCAATACTTTGGGAAGTTTTAGCAACATAA
- a CDS encoding O-antigen ligase family protein: MKPQNFAEKAIWISIIWTYGFYAIGGLYILGSVLAWILFGYLCVKLWKQNDETPLEERITIPWGVWVWIVSMLVMQVALVMGHLDFNMSLSEIIKSTIGWAKGWALLALYPLIGCLNIRPQLMYRAASRICAFTLAISIPFVLAFYIRLPQKLYVSPLRAVGGPGPDFFEVMLYEIDPGEKKPRWRLFTPWAPALGFVANIYFFMILRESDRKLRWLGIAGCLVMCQISASRLALIAMPAVWLITLLLSKLSRPMTMIGLGIVSFISSITLNEILEAIETFNEKFTAARKDSSRVRAALGRIAKYRWEKEAPIWGHGVVEKGPHLVEYMPIGSHHSWFGLLFVKGIVGFLALALPMAWSFGDLTVKAQKSESAQVGLSMVLVLMFYTFGENLEILAYLFWPGLVMMGIGFNAKDRIQEANPLVVKQLQEVAKL; encoded by the coding sequence ATGAAACCACAAAACTTTGCGGAAAAAGCAATCTGGATCTCCATCATTTGGACCTATGGCTTTTATGCTATTGGTGGTCTCTATATTCTGGGATCAGTATTAGCTTGGATTTTATTTGGATATCTTTGCGTTAAATTATGGAAACAAAATGACGAAACGCCCTTAGAAGAAAGGATTACCATCCCTTGGGGGGTGTGGGTGTGGATCGTGAGCATGTTAGTAATGCAGGTCGCTCTCGTTATGGGGCATCTAGATTTCAATATGAGCTTAAGCGAAATCATTAAATCGACAATCGGATGGGCAAAGGGATGGGCTTTATTAGCTCTATATCCATTGATAGGTTGTTTAAACATTAGACCGCAGCTAATGTACCGCGCAGCCTCTCGTATCTGTGCCTTTACCCTCGCAATTTCCATACCCTTTGTTCTCGCCTTTTATATCCGTTTACCTCAGAAGCTTTATGTCTCACCACTTAGAGCCGTGGGAGGACCTGGTCCAGACTTTTTTGAGGTGATGCTATACGAAATCGATCCAGGGGAGAAGAAACCAAGATGGCGTTTATTTACGCCTTGGGCTCCAGCTCTCGGATTTGTGGCAAATATTTATTTCTTTATGATCCTGCGGGAAAGCGATCGCAAGTTACGTTGGCTAGGCATAGCAGGTTGCCTTGTGATGTGTCAGATTTCGGCATCAAGGCTAGCTCTCATTGCCATGCCTGCGGTTTGGCTAATCACATTACTGCTCTCTAAACTCAGTCGTCCGATGACCATGATTGGCTTAGGGATTGTCAGCTTTATTAGTAGTATCACCTTAAATGAAATTTTAGAAGCGATCGAAACCTTCAATGAGAAATTTACTGCAGCAAGGAAAGATTCTTCGAGAGTGCGGGCGGCTCTGGGTAGAATTGCTAAGTATCGTTGGGAAAAGGAAGCGCCAATCTGGGGACATGGTGTTGTCGAAAAGGGACCTCACCTTGTTGAGTATATGCCTATCGGATCTCATCACAGTTGGTTTGGGTTGCTCTTTGTTAAAGGGATTGTCGGCTTTTTGGCGCTAGCATTACCGATGGCTTGGAGTTTTGGAGATTTGACGGTCAAAGCCCAAAAAAGTGAATCTGCACAGGTGGGATTAAGTATGGTTTTAGTTCTAATGTTCTACACCTTTGGCGAGAATCTGGAAATTCTTGCCTATCTGTTTTGGCCTGGGCTAGTAATGATGGGAATTGGATTTAATGCTAAAGATCGCATCCAAGAAGCTAACCCATTGGTTGTAAAACAGTTACAGGAGGTTGCTAAACTTTAA